The Caldibacillus debilis DSM 16016 genome includes a window with the following:
- a CDS encoding ABC transporter ATP-binding protein: protein MDGIKVENVTKQWKGFRIENLNFTVPQGYITGFIGPNGSGKSTVIRMIMGVMKPDKGEIRIFGRPNDDVKLKQKIGFVYDTLFLYEEFNIKKAKAMIAPLYPDWEEELYQKYLHKFELPEGKKIKKFSQGMKMKTSLLFALSHRPELIIMDEPTSGLDPVFRRELLEELQELMVNERQTVFFSTHITQDLDQIADYIIFMNRGKLEFQKSMEEIREQFFLVKGSAEQLDSDLKNLFAGWKQTSGGFTGLYAGDPSFLAGLEDFLVEPASLEDILYFMTRKENGR from the coding sequence ATGGATGGGATCAAGGTGGAAAATGTAACGAAACAGTGGAAAGGGTTTCGCATCGAAAATTTAAATTTTACCGTGCCGCAAGGTTACATAACGGGGTTCATCGGCCCCAACGGTTCGGGAAAAAGCACCGTCATCCGGATGATCATGGGCGTGATGAAGCCGGACAAAGGGGAAATCCGGATCTTCGGCAGGCCGAATGACGACGTGAAGCTGAAACAAAAGATCGGTTTCGTCTACGACACGCTGTTTTTGTACGAAGAGTTCAACATCAAAAAGGCGAAGGCGATGATCGCCCCGCTGTATCCAGACTGGGAGGAGGAGCTGTACCAAAAATATTTGCATAAATTTGAGCTGCCCGAAGGGAAAAAGATAAAAAAATTTTCCCAGGGCATGAAAATGAAAACTTCCCTGTTGTTCGCCCTGTCCCACCGGCCCGAATTGATCATCATGGATGAACCGACATCGGGGCTCGACCCGGTTTTTCGCCGCGAACTTTTGGAAGAGCTGCAGGAATTGATGGTGAATGAACGGCAAACCGTATTCTTTTCCACACATATTACGCAAGATCTCGATCAAATCGCCGACTACATCATTTTCATGAACCGGGGGAAACTGGAATTCCAAAAAAGCATGGAAGAGATCCGGGAACAATTTTTCCTTGTGAAAGGATCGGCCGAGCAGCTGGATAGCGATCTGAAAAATCTGTTCGCCGGCTGGAAACAGACGTCCGGCGGGTTCACCGGGCTTTACGCGGGCGATCCGTCCTTCCTTGCCGGATTGGAAGATTTTCTCGTCGAACCGGCGTCGCTGGAGGACATCCTGTATTTCATGACGAGAAAGGAAAATGGCCGATGA
- a CDS encoding ABC transporter permease, which translates to MEVLLTVEGLEKSFKDRKVLHHISFEVRKGEIMAILGPNGAGKSTTIRNIMGIMYPDAGKITFHGYEGRGIPRHKIGYLPEERGLYKNVKVMDILLYLADLKDYPVKKAKERALAYLKKFDLEGKEQMKMEELSKGMAQKVQFISAILHEPELLILDEPFSGLDPVSQELFKEEIRNLAKQGTAILLSSHQMNLVEEICDRLFMIQRGQKVIYGTLDEVKTEYANFKCTIRGNNDASRLERIPDVQRVEQKEDVSVLYLTKSVNPARWLKICRRIWTSGNWRWTGFPCMKSSWMWRRTEGCFWRRKRKNCRKRVKLMLNTMKVARWEIKRNLKNKTFVISLFLTPALMVVFGILGSLSGGGAEDEKQAMKIYVNDGLGVFESLEETADRYHLPLRLFRTDVKEADVGKELAKREKAAFLFADERAFSEGVLPLYTGDDFPDAAISQIQMLTEPVKFLQLQRLGLTEEQLAVVTKPISVQPVRADEGAQSPERNKDGGEAAAMKKAVPGIFAGVILLCIIFSGMMIFQSASQEKKDKIAEILLSSVTPNELMQGKIVGYFVLGLIQVAVFIAFGIPFVLWKTDFPLFRYLFVPELLLFLLIAVLGYLLFAALFVGIGATMSDISTAGNFQGLVIMLPFIPLFFIGPVSADPSGTLAQVLTYVPFTSPVILLLRLVLLDEWRWMEIVLSLAVLAASVWLFMKLAGKIFKIGILLYGKNATPKEIWKWIRA; encoded by the coding sequence ATGGAAGTCTTATTGACCGTCGAAGGGCTGGAAAAATCGTTTAAAGACAGAAAAGTCCTTCATCATATTTCCTTCGAAGTCCGCAAGGGAGAAATCATGGCGATTTTGGGGCCGAACGGAGCGGGCAAGTCGACCACGATCCGGAACATTATGGGGATCATGTACCCGGACGCGGGAAAGATCACCTTCCACGGCTACGAAGGAAGGGGCATTCCCCGGCATAAAATCGGGTATTTGCCGGAGGAAAGGGGATTGTATAAAAACGTCAAAGTCATGGATATTTTGCTGTATCTGGCCGATTTGAAAGATTATCCGGTAAAAAAGGCAAAGGAGCGGGCCCTTGCCTATTTGAAAAAATTCGATCTGGAAGGTAAGGAACAGATGAAAATGGAAGAGCTGTCCAAGGGCATGGCCCAAAAAGTGCAGTTCATTTCTGCCATCTTGCATGAACCGGAACTGCTGATCCTGGACGAACCCTTTTCGGGGCTCGATCCGGTCAGCCAGGAACTTTTTAAGGAAGAGATCCGGAATTTGGCGAAGCAGGGGACGGCGATCCTCTTGTCTTCCCATCAAATGAACCTGGTGGAAGAAATCTGCGACCGGCTTTTCATGATCCAACGGGGGCAAAAGGTCATTTACGGCACCTTGGATGAAGTAAAGACCGAATACGCCAATTTCAAATGCACGATCCGGGGAAACAACGACGCGTCCCGGCTCGAACGGATCCCCGACGTGCAGCGGGTGGAGCAAAAGGAAGACGTTTCGGTTTTGTACTTGACGAAATCCGTGAACCCGGCCCGCTGGCTGAAAATTTGCCGGAGGATCTGGACATCCGGGAACTGGCGATGGACCGGATTTCCTTGCATGAAATCTTCTTGGATGTGGCGACGGACAGAAGGATGCTTTTGGCGGAGGAAAAGGAAAAACTGCAGGAAGCGGGTGAAATTGATGCTTAATACGATGAAAGTGGCCAGATGGGAAATCAAACGGAATTTAAAAAACAAAACCTTCGTTATCAGCCTGTTTCTGACCCCGGCGCTGATGGTGGTCTTCGGGATCTTGGGAAGCTTGTCCGGCGGCGGGGCCGAGGACGAAAAGCAGGCGATGAAAATCTACGTCAACGATGGACTGGGGGTTTTTGAAAGCTTGGAAGAAACGGCGGACCGGTATCATCTCCCCTTGCGATTGTTCCGGACGGACGTGAAGGAAGCGGACGTCGGCAAGGAACTGGCGAAAAGGGAGAAAGCGGCTTTTCTGTTCGCGGATGAGCGCGCCTTTTCGGAAGGGGTTCTGCCCCTCTATACAGGCGACGATTTTCCCGACGCAGCCATCAGCCAGATCCAGATGCTGACAGAACCGGTCAAATTTTTGCAGCTGCAAAGGCTCGGCCTGACGGAAGAACAGCTGGCCGTTGTCACAAAGCCGATTTCCGTCCAGCCCGTGCGGGCGGATGAAGGGGCGCAAAGCCCGGAAAGGAATAAGGACGGCGGCGAAGCAGCCGCCATGAAAAAAGCGGTTCCCGGGATTTTTGCGGGGGTCATCCTGCTTTGCATCATCTTTTCGGGGATGATGATCTTCCAGAGCGCCTCCCAGGAAAAGAAGGACAAAATCGCGGAGATCCTCCTTTCTTCCGTCACCCCGAACGAATTGATGCAGGGGAAAATCGTCGGCTATTTCGTATTGGGACTGATCCAGGTCGCCGTATTCATCGCCTTCGGCATTCCCTTTGTCCTGTGGAAAACGGATTTTCCCCTCTTCCGATACTTGTTTGTGCCCGAATTGCTGCTGTTCCTTTTGATCGCCGTTCTCGGCTATTTGCTCTTTGCCGCCCTCTTTGTCGGGATCGGGGCGACGATGTCGGATATTTCCACCGCCGGAAACTTCCAGGGGCTGGTGATCATGCTTCCGTTTATCCCCCTGTTCTTTATCGGGCCGGTTTCCGCGGATCCGTCCGGAACCTTGGCGCAGGTGTTAACCTATGTCCCCTTTACCTCGCCGGTGATTCTGCTGCTGCGCCTGGTTCTTTTGGACGAATGGCGCTGGATGGAGATCGTCCTGTCCCTGGCCGTCCTCGCCGCGAGCGTTTGGCTGTTCATGAAGCTCGCCGGAAAGATCTTTAAAATCGGCATCCTCCTCTACGGGAAAAACGCGACGCCGAAGGAGATTTGGAAGTGGATCCGGGCATAG
- a CDS encoding YuzF family protein, with the protein MDQVWHLQDPYFYQALQNLAGKTVVVQTIRGSVRGVLDQVMPDFLVVDMAGNPFHIRTQQIIWVVPGPLQPS; encoded by the coding sequence ATGGATCAGGTTTGGCATTTGCAGGATCCGTATTTTTATCAGGCTCTGCAAAATCTGGCAGGAAAAACGGTCGTCGTGCAAACGATCCGGGGATCGGTCCGCGGCGTATTAGACCAGGTCATGCCCGATTTTCTCGTCGTCGATATGGCAGGAAACCCCTTTCATATCCGGACGCAACAGATTATTTGGGTCGTCCCGGGCCCGCTGCAACCGTCTTAA
- the pflA gene encoding pyruvate formate-lyase-activating protein: protein MVTGRIHSTESFGTVDGPGIRYVVFTQGCPLRCRYCHNPDTWKMNGGKEITVEEIIREVKDYLPFIESSGGGITVSGGEPLLQIEFLTELFKECKKLHIHTSIDTAGSCFSRRESFLKKLEELLKYTDLILLDIKHIDREKHKNITGMNNDHILDFAKYLSDKKIPVWIRHVLVPGLTDFDPDLKRLARFLRTLTNIEKIEVLPYHKLGVYKWKTLGIPYTLEHTEPPSEERVKNAEKILNSARLRVL, encoded by the coding sequence ATGGTAACCGGGCGAATCCATTCCACCGAATCTTTCGGAACCGTTGACGGTCCGGGCATCCGGTACGTCGTTTTTACCCAGGGCTGTCCCCTTCGCTGCCGGTATTGCCACAACCCGGATACATGGAAAATGAACGGCGGAAAGGAAATCACCGTCGAAGAGATCATCCGCGAGGTGAAGGACTATCTCCCCTTCATCGAATCCTCCGGCGGCGGGATTACCGTGAGCGGCGGCGAACCGCTGCTGCAAATCGAGTTTTTGACGGAACTGTTCAAAGAATGCAAGAAGCTCCATATTCATACCTCCATCGACACCGCCGGAAGCTGTTTTTCCAGGCGGGAATCTTTCCTCAAAAAACTGGAGGAACTTTTAAAATACACCGATTTAATCTTGTTGGATATCAAACATATCGACCGTGAAAAGCATAAAAATATCACGGGCATGAACAACGACCATATTTTGGATTTCGCCAAATACCTTTCCGACAAAAAAATCCCGGTCTGGATCCGGCACGTGCTCGTTCCCGGTTTGACCGACTTCGATCCCGATTTGAAACGTTTGGCCCGGTTTTTGCGGACGCTCACGAATATCGAAAAAATTGAAGTTCTCCCCTACCATAAATTGGGCGTCTACAAATGGAAAACGTTGGGCATCCCCTACACGCTGGAACATACGGAGCCGCCTTCGGAAGAACGGGTGAAAAACGCCGAAAAAATTTTGAACAGCGCCCGCCTTCGCGTCCTTTGA
- a CDS encoding aldehyde dehydrogenase family protein produces the protein MVLVAVNPATGERIEEIEETDIGKVQTFYEKSRRAFSRWSGLSLDERLGYFLRLKKVMAEAMDEIAKTVSLDTGKVPTDALVSDVMPTIESIEFVLKHAKKSLSPQKVKTPLLLFGKTSYVEYMPRGVVLVISPWNYPLQLAMVPAVSALAGGNTVILKPSEVTPLVGKLIESLFQRAGFPEHVLQVAHGGKKVGSAFVNGKPDYIFFTGSVKTGKIIQKAAAEHLIPTTLELGGKDPFIVFADANLERAAKGAVWAAFTNCGQVCMSAERIFVEKSVYLEFVERLKEETRSLVLGQGEDADIGSMTFPGQKEIVREHVLDALARGAKLETGEHPDRWTEDSLFVKPMVMTNVPLDAKIMKEETFGPVLPVVPFETEEEAVKLANDTEYGLNASVWSNDLERARRVAAKLVSGAVVINDAVISVANPHLPFGGAKNSGIGRYHGKDGLRIFCHEKALVIDRGRLKREVQWYPYKGTYPLFLRLFQSYFGERKNWFAFFQSFLRLMKRN, from the coding sequence TTGGTTTTGGTTGCCGTCAATCCCGCGACGGGGGAAAGAATCGAAGAGATTGAAGAAACGGACATCGGAAAGGTCCAAACCTTCTACGAAAAAAGCCGGCGCGCCTTTTCCCGCTGGAGCGGCCTGTCCCTCGATGAAAGGCTCGGCTATTTCCTGCGGTTGAAAAAGGTGATGGCCGAGGCCATGGACGAGATCGCAAAAACCGTCTCCCTGGACACGGGGAAAGTGCCGACGGACGCCCTGGTGTCCGATGTGATGCCGACCATCGAAAGCATCGAATTCGTTTTGAAACACGCGAAAAAATCCTTAAGTCCGCAAAAAGTGAAGACCCCCCTCCTTTTGTTCGGGAAAACATCCTACGTGGAATATATGCCCCGGGGGGTGGTTCTTGTCATTTCCCCGTGGAATTATCCGCTGCAATTGGCCATGGTTCCCGCCGTCAGCGCGCTGGCCGGCGGAAACACGGTCATCTTAAAACCGTCGGAGGTGACGCCCCTCGTCGGCAAACTGATCGAATCGCTGTTTCAAAGAGCCGGTTTTCCGGAACACGTCCTGCAGGTGGCCCACGGCGGAAAAAAAGTGGGCAGCGCCTTCGTAAACGGAAAACCGGACTACATTTTCTTCACCGGATCGGTCAAGACGGGAAAGATCATCCAGAAGGCGGCGGCCGAGCATCTGATCCCGACGACCTTGGAACTGGGCGGCAAGGATCCGTTCATTGTTTTTGCGGACGCCAACCTCGAACGGGCCGCCAAAGGGGCGGTTTGGGCCGCATTCACCAACTGCGGGCAAGTGTGCATGAGCGCGGAACGGATCTTCGTGGAAAAATCCGTTTACCTCGAATTCGTCGAACGATTAAAAGAGGAAACCCGATCTCTCGTCCTCGGCCAAGGCGAAGATGCGGATATCGGGTCGATGACCTTCCCCGGCCAGAAGGAAATCGTTCGGGAGCATGTGCTGGATGCCTTGGCGAGGGGGGCAAAATTGGAGACGGGGGAACATCCGGACCGGTGGACAGAGGATTCCCTCTTTGTAAAACCGATGGTAATGACCAATGTGCCGTTGGATGCAAAGATCATGAAGGAAGAGACCTTCGGTCCCGTTTTGCCCGTCGTTCCCTTTGAAACGGAAGAGGAAGCCGTAAAACTCGCCAACGATACGGAATACGGCCTAAACGCCAGCGTCTGGTCTAATGATTTGGAAAGAGCGCGGCGGGTGGCGGCAAAACTCGTATCCGGCGCCGTCGTCATCAATGACGCGGTCATCTCCGTCGCCAATCCCCATTTGCCCTTCGGCGGCGCCAAAAACAGCGGCATCGGACGCTACCACGGAAAGGACGGGCTGCGGATTTTCTGCCACGAAAAAGCCCTCGTCATCGACCGGGGCCGTCTCAAGCGGGAGGTGCAATGGTACCCGTACAAAGGAACCTATCCTTTGTTTTTGCGCCTTTTCCAAAGTTACTTTGGGGAAAGGAAAAATTGGTTCGCCTTTTTCCAAAGTTTCCTTCGTTTGATGAAAAGAAACTGA
- a CDS encoding manganese catalase family protein yields MMHRINKLLIELPVPEHGDMNAAAAVQDLLGGKYGEMSTLNNYMFQSFNFRGKKKFRPFYDLIASITAEEFGHVELVSYTINLLSRGNTFPGDPDVTPLQNGKDARYALHFVSTAQTAYPGDSMGRPWNGEFVTNTGNLAADLLHNFLLEIGARTHKMRVYEMTDNPVARELTGYLLVRGGTHIIAYAKALEVLTGVDVGKMLPIPSLDNNKFDYARKFMERGLYNVLYTWGEDDYRDIAKIWKGRNPETGEELRVIHGTPEGAPIPELDELPEQFAPGIDREDYQRILKRLMENL; encoded by the coding sequence ATGATGCATCGGATTAACAAATTGCTGATCGAGCTGCCCGTTCCGGAACACGGGGATATGAATGCCGCGGCGGCCGTCCAGGATCTGCTCGGCGGAAAATACGGGGAGATGTCGACATTAAACAATTACATGTTCCAATCCTTTAATTTTCGGGGCAAAAAAAAATTCAGGCCTTTCTATGATTTGATTGCCAGCATTACGGCGGAAGAGTTCGGCCATGTGGAACTCGTCTCCTATACGATCAATCTGCTGTCCCGGGGAAACACGTTCCCCGGCGACCCGGATGTCACCCCGCTGCAAAACGGAAAGGACGCCAGGTATGCCTTGCATTTCGTTTCCACCGCCCAAACCGCCTATCCCGGGGATTCGATGGGGAGGCCGTGGAACGGCGAATTCGTGACCAATACGGGAAATTTGGCGGCGGACCTGCTCCATAACTTTTTGTTGGAAATCGGGGCGAGAACCCATAAAATGCGGGTGTATGAAATGACCGACAATCCGGTTGCCCGGGAGCTGACCGGTTATTTGTTGGTCCGGGGCGGCACCCATATCATCGCCTACGCGAAGGCCTTGGAAGTGTTGACCGGAGTGGATGTGGGGAAGATGCTCCCGATCCCGAGCCTTGACAATAACAAATTTGACTACGCCAGAAAATTCATGGAACGGGGACTGTACAATGTGCTTTACACCTGGGGGGAAGACGATTACCGGGACATCGCCAAGATCTGGAAAGGAAGAAACCCGGAAACCGGCGAAGAGTTGCGGGTCATCCACGGAACGCCGGAAGGCGCGCCGATCCCCGAGCTGGATGAACTTCCCGAACAGTTTGCCCCCGGCATCGACCGGGAGGATTATCAAAGAATATTAAAAAGGCTGATGGAAAACCTTTGA
- a CDS encoding ABC-2 transporter permease: MTALLKKDLFINRNYLLMILFLIPYLYVMNISPAASFVGLQIGLLIGMFYCDQQAGINQFLVSLPVSRREIIRARYLFAALFAFLTLAYLVLIDQLAHRFLPYFEYPPVSGRTAFIFVCVSLVIYALSFPIYFRFSYILALVVQVLLFILLPGAFFLALKLLVKGDVPWLFHGAGRIFASFSDHPFLIAAPAALASYLLSLFLSQRIFMKKDLK, encoded by the coding sequence ATGACCGCTTTGTTGAAAAAGGATTTATTCATTAATAGGAACTATTTGCTTATGATTCTATTTCTGATTCCGTATCTGTATGTGATGAATATTTCCCCCGCGGCTTCCTTTGTGGGGCTGCAGATCGGTTTGCTGATCGGTATGTTTTATTGTGACCAGCAAGCGGGGATCAACCAGTTTTTGGTCAGCCTTCCGGTCAGCAGGCGGGAAATTATCCGGGCGAGATACTTGTTTGCCGCCCTCTTTGCTTTCCTGACTTTGGCCTATTTGGTTCTGATTGACCAACTGGCCCATCGTTTTCTTCCTTATTTCGAATATCCGCCGGTTTCCGGCCGCACCGCCTTCATTTTTGTCTGTGTGTCATTGGTCATCTATGCCCTTTCGTTTCCGATTTACTTCCGATTTTCCTATATTCTCGCTCTCGTGGTGCAAGTTTTGCTCTTTATTCTGCTGCCGGGCGCCTTTTTCCTCGCCCTGAAGCTGTTGGTGAAAGGGGACGTCCCATGGCTGTTCCATGGGGCCGGACGAATTTTCGCATCATTTTCGGACCACCCGTTTCTCATCGCGGCGCCGGCGGCCTTGGCTTCGTATTTGCTCTCGCTGTTCCTTTCGCAAAGGATCTTTATGAAGAAAGATTTAAAGTAG
- a CDS encoding SDR family oxidoreductase, giving the protein MGNVYFFTGFPGFISNQLLAKLLERKEAPEAIYALVLPEMTEKAESQRQNLLKMTGFPGEKFLVITGDITRKGLGIDPDVQEKLAETVTHVFHLAAIYDLAVPKDIAYKVNVEGTRNVNDWVRGLKSLRRYVYFSTAYVAGKREGVLYEHELVRPPSFKNYYEETKYEAEVLVDALKREVPLTIIRPGIVKGHSQTGETSKFDGPYFILNLIDRLRFLPIFPGIGNTEAVVNLVPVDFIVDAVLYLSHAKTGEGKTYHLTDPRPYKVREVYAMILKEMLGKTPKGRIPLPVLRAALSVPLIRRWFMTEKEVTDYFTWMGNFDSSQAQKDLGETGIRCPDLKTQIPAMVKFYLENKNNEQYQLNIR; this is encoded by the coding sequence ATGGGAAACGTCTACTTTTTCACCGGCTTTCCGGGCTTTATTTCCAACCAGCTGCTCGCCAAATTGCTGGAAAGGAAAGAGGCGCCCGAAGCGATTTATGCCCTGGTTTTGCCCGAGATGACGGAAAAGGCGGAATCACAGCGGCAAAATCTCCTGAAAATGACAGGGTTTCCTGGAGAAAAATTCCTCGTGATTACGGGCGATATTACAAGGAAGGGTTTGGGCATCGATCCGGACGTGCAAGAAAAATTGGCGGAAACCGTTACCCACGTCTTTCACCTGGCGGCGATCTATGACTTGGCGGTCCCGAAGGATATCGCCTACAAAGTCAACGTGGAAGGGACGAGAAATGTCAACGACTGGGTGCGCGGGCTTAAAAGCTTGCGGCGCTATGTTTATTTCAGCACCGCCTACGTCGCCGGGAAAAGGGAAGGCGTGCTTTACGAGCACGAACTGGTCCGGCCTCCTTCCTTCAAAAATTACTACGAAGAAACGAAATACGAGGCGGAAGTCCTGGTGGACGCCCTAAAACGGGAAGTGCCGCTGACGATCATCCGGCCGGGCATCGTCAAAGGCCATTCCCAAACCGGGGAAACCTCAAAATTTGACGGGCCTTATTTTATTTTGAATTTGATCGACCGGCTCCGCTTCCTGCCCATTTTTCCCGGCATCGGGAATACGGAGGCCGTCGTCAATCTCGTCCCGGTCGACTTTATCGTCGATGCCGTTCTCTACCTAAGCCACGCGAAGACCGGGGAAGGAAAAACGTACCATTTGACCGACCCGCGCCCGTACAAAGTCCGGGAAGTATATGCCATGATCTTGAAAGAGATGCTCGGGAAAACCCCGAAGGGCCGCATTCCCCTCCCCGTCCTGCGGGCGGCCTTATCCGTTCCTTTGATCCGCCGATGGTTTATGACGGAAAAGGAAGTGACCGATTATTTCACCTGGATGGGAAACTTCGATTCGTCCCAGGCGCAAAAAGATCTGGGAGAAACCGGGATCCGATGCCCGGATCTGAAAACACAGATCCCTGCCATGGTAAAATTCTATTTGGAAAACAAAAATAACGAGCAATATCAGCTGAACATCCGCTGA
- the pflB gene encoding formate C-acetyltransferase: MNAWEGFKGGKWQEEIDVRDFILKNYTLYEGDESFLEGPTEATKKLWDQVMELSKKEREAGGVLDMDTKIVSTITSHGPGYLNKDLEKIVGFQTDKPFKRALMPFGGIRMAVQAAESYGYKVDDEVKHIFTEYRKTHNQGVFDVYTPEMRLARKAGIITGLPDAYGRGRIIGDYRRVPLYGVDFLIEQKQKDMALIGGDGVMTDDVIRDREEHAEQIKALQELKEMAKSYGFDISKPATNAREAIQWLYFAYLAAIKEQNGAAMSLGRVSTFLDIYIERDLQRGILTEKEAQELMDHFVMKLRLVKFARTPEYNELFSGDPTWVTEAIGGVALDGRPLVTKNSFRILHTLDNLGPAPEPNLTVLWSVKLPENFKRYCAKMSMKTSAIQYENDDMMREIYGDDYGIACCVSAMRIGKQMQFFGARANLAKALLYAINGGVDEKLKVQVGPAYSPITSEYLDYDEVMEKYDRMLDWLAGLYINTLNVIHYMHDKYCYERLEMALHDRDVIRTMACGVAGLSVVADSLSAIKYAKVRTIRDENGIAVDYEVEGDFPKYGNNDDRVDQIAVELVKNFMNKLKKHKTYRNSIPTQSILTITSNVVYGKKTGSTPDGRKAGQPFAPGANPMHGRDTKGALASLSSVSKLPYEYSLDGISNTFTVVPKALGRDEETRIQNLVSMLDGYMTKRGHHLNINVLNRETLLDAMDHPEKYPQLTIRVSGYAVNFIKLTREQQIDVINRTFHQSM, translated from the coding sequence ATGAATGCCTGGGAAGGTTTTAAGGGCGGAAAATGGCAAGAGGAAATTGACGTCCGCGACTTCATCCTGAAAAACTACACCTTGTACGAAGGGGACGAAAGTTTCCTGGAAGGGCCGACGGAAGCGACGAAAAAATTGTGGGACCAAGTCATGGAGCTGTCGAAGAAAGAACGGGAAGCCGGCGGCGTCCTCGACATGGATACCAAGATCGTTTCCACCATCACTTCCCACGGGCCCGGCTATTTGAACAAGGATCTGGAAAAAATCGTCGGATTCCAAACGGACAAACCGTTTAAACGGGCCTTGATGCCCTTCGGCGGCATCCGCATGGCCGTGCAGGCGGCGGAAAGCTACGGCTACAAAGTCGACGACGAAGTGAAGCATATTTTCACCGAATACCGCAAAACCCACAACCAAGGGGTATTCGACGTCTACACGCCGGAAATGCGGCTGGCGAGAAAGGCGGGGATCATCACCGGTCTTCCGGATGCCTACGGCCGCGGAAGAATCATCGGCGACTACCGGAGGGTTCCCTTGTACGGCGTCGATTTCCTGATTGAACAAAAACAAAAGGATATGGCGTTAATCGGCGGCGACGGGGTCATGACCGACGACGTCATCCGCGACCGGGAAGAACATGCGGAACAAATCAAAGCGCTGCAGGAATTGAAAGAGATGGCCAAATCTTACGGATTCGACATCTCCAAACCGGCCACGAACGCCCGGGAAGCGATCCAATGGCTCTACTTCGCCTACCTTGCCGCCATCAAGGAACAAAACGGAGCGGCCATGAGCCTGGGACGGGTTTCCACCTTCCTCGATATTTACATTGAACGGGACTTGCAAAGGGGCATATTGACGGAAAAAGAAGCCCAAGAATTGATGGACCACTTTGTGATGAAGCTGCGCCTGGTCAAATTCGCCAGAACGCCGGAATATAACGAATTGTTCAGCGGCGACCCGACTTGGGTCACGGAAGCGATCGGCGGCGTCGCCCTCGACGGACGTCCGCTCGTGACGAAAAACTCCTTCCGCATTTTGCACACGCTGGACAACCTGGGTCCGGCTCCGGAACCGAACTTGACGGTGCTCTGGTCCGTCAAATTGCCGGAAAACTTCAAACGGTATTGCGCAAAAATGTCGATGAAGACGAGCGCCATCCAATATGAAAACGACGACATGATGCGGGAAATTTACGGCGATGATTACGGCATTGCCTGCTGCGTCTCGGCGATGCGCATCGGCAAGCAAATGCAATTCTTCGGCGCCCGCGCCAACCTGGCCAAAGCCCTGCTGTACGCCATCAACGGCGGCGTCGACGAAAAACTGAAGGTTCAAGTCGGTCCCGCCTACTCGCCGATCACTTCCGAATATCTCGACTACGACGAAGTGATGGAAAAATACGACCGGATGCTCGATTGGCTGGCGGGTTTGTACATCAACACCTTGAACGTCATCCATTACATGCATGACAAATATTGCTATGAACGTCTGGAAATGGCCCTCCACGACCGGGATGTGATCCGGACGATGGCCTGCGGCGTCGCCGGACTGTCCGTCGTCGCCGACTCGTTGAGCGCGATCAAATATGCGAAAGTCAGGACGATCCGCGATGAAAACGGCATCGCCGTCGATTACGAAGTGGAAGGGGACTTCCCGAAATACGGGAACAACGATGACCGGGTCGACCAAATTGCGGTCGAATTGGTGAAAAACTTCATGAACAAACTGAAAAAACATAAAACCTACCGCAATTCCATCCCGACCCAATCGATTTTGACCATCACATCCAACGTCGTGTACGGGAAAAAGACCGGAAGCACTCCGGACGGCCGGAAGGCGGGCCAACCCTTCGCACCCGGCGCCAACCCGATGCATGGACGGGATACGAAAGGGGCGCTCGCATCCCTCAGCTCCGTTTCCAAATTGCCCTATGAATATTCTCTCGACGGGATCTCCAACACCTTCACGGTCGTGCCGAAGGCGTTGGGCCGCGATGAAGAAACCCGCATCCAAAACCTGGTGTCGATGCTGGACGGCTATATGACCAAACGGGGACATCATTTGAACATCAACGTCCTAAACCGGGAAACCCTGCTCGATGCGATGGATCATCCGGAAAAATATCCGCAGCTGACGATCCGGGTATCCGGTTATGCCGTCAACTTCATCAAACTCACCAGGGAACAACAAATCGATGTGATCAACCGGACGTTCCACCAAAGCATGTGA